A single Ciona intestinalis chromosome 12, KH, whole genome shotgun sequence DNA region contains:
- the LOC101242325 gene encoding WSC domain-containing protein 1-like: MTYILLQRNICACTSQLQDLVDLETSNNCSMTCEGNSHESCGGYNEVNAYQVLENCVAGRENVVTSKHFLGCFAPASNWTKDLQLRGTRDTKSCILVCEHQMLPMAVVDHLHKCWCGYMTDRFNQTHRIMSAGDCGEKHLSSVYHTIHGDNRCQPTRFLNISETRFKVGLLSMPGAGNTWVRYMLDKTTGVYTGSHYRDKALFKSGLLGELQPKGVAIVKDHIFERKNVYDYNSAVILIRNPYDAWIAEFNRKMSNSHVGSVNKARYYNKGFKNRFVNGSRSSLWVNMIDEVIKSKKRFYVVFYEDLKTNAITELRKIVGFLATPGLKSDDLETRLHCLSLQINGQNKRNSDSEDFDPFDDDMKMLVNSQIRFVRELLRNNSDVELPVYER; encoded by the exons atgacatatatattgttacaaAGGAATATATGCGCTTGTACGTCACAATTACAAGATTTGGTTGACCTAGAAACAAGCAATAATTGTTCTATGACGTGCGAGGGAAATTCCCATGAAAGTTGCGGGGGTTATAACGAGGTCAACGCTTATCAGGTTCTGGAGAATTGTGTTGCAG GCAGGGAAAATGTCGTCACatcaaaacattttcttgGTTGTTTCGCCCCGGCTTCGAATTGGACGAAAGATCTTCAGCTTCGAGGAACCAGGGATACAAAATCTTGTATATTGGTTTGTGAACATCAGATGCTGCCTATGGCTGTCGTTGATCACTTGCATAAGTGTTGGTGTGGATATATGACAGACAG ATTTAACCAAACGCACAGAATAATGTCGGCGGGTGATTGTGGAGAGAAACATCTATCATCGGTCTACCACACAATACATGGGGACAACAGGTGCCAACCAACCAGGTTTCTCAATATTTCGGAAACTCGTTTCAAGGTTGGGTTGCTGTCAATGCCAGGTGCGGGAAACACGTGGGTTCGATACATGCTTGATAAAACTACTGGTGTTTACACGGGGAGCCACTACAGAGATAAAGCGTTGTTTAAAAGCG GTCTTCTCGGGGAGTTACAACCCAAAGGCGTGGCAATTGTCAAAGACCACATATTCGAAAGGAAGAATGTTTACGATTACAACTCCGCTGTTATCCTTATAAGGAATCCATACGATGCGTGGATAGCGGAGTTTAATCGGAAGATGAGCAACAGTCACGTGGGTTCGGTCAACAAAGCTCGATATTACAATAAAG GTTTCAAGAATCGCTTCGTGAACGGATCCCGAAGTAGTCTATGGGTTAACATGATTGACGAAGtcattaaaagcaaaaaacgATTTTATGTCGTGTTTTATGAAGACCTGAAGACAAATGCGATCACGGAACTCCGGAAGATAGTTGGCTTCCTAGCAACCCCCGGGCTAAAGTCGGATGACCTGGAAACGAGGCTTCACTGTTTGAGTCTACAGATCAACGGGCAGAACAAAAGGAACTCAGATTCGGAAGATTTTGATCCGTTTGATGACGACATGAAGATGCTTGTTAATTCACAAATACGGTTTGTTCGGGAACTTCTACGTAACAATAGTGATGTGGAACTACCGGTATACGAGAGATAA
- the LOC100186629 gene encoding folliculin-like, giving the protein MEAVIALCHFCEQHGPSVMFTCEKILDVFQHATALTPDVTSESGSAETSSYSSSVPTSLSMDSTLTNVGNLGGNLRKMDLCEACRSLSEDDPGFVSYDRDSGTKFVSTQHPHNPEVFRLVRQACVRSLSCEVCPGREGPIMFGDGQHGYVISYTFYVKDNLARGLQRWYSIICIMKDRVFLIQSWPFLVSCIGNIIQYMQSCADSVYKIESSESPQHKTRMLPRVSNVVTPHNFRQHRGHNSNARALIQLTGNPELYPYLHTAFTWIMRACKMRFKEKIVQGARMDDDVVRDEIIERTSRSNSLATDDIDEIQADFNMISITSPCSSTEPIFTSLRHMREVLQPPLFKAIAWHLVVGNQVIWKGQDQDLITSALVVLKQLLPVGCVKMQTRSDKYLNSYKANLLGLTEKACVPSHVKSAEHFILIHVLRKNNNGQKFSHIYPSLPPNNNSMNGIEFRVTNSCILPEKGPEMLNKVEVAIANDSLSPEVVRHCLICLKEEWMNKVKILYKFTKIDNRDKEETARMLQGCLQCTDDDVRLLKFWMTGLSSKFKEELRQSALMPE; this is encoded by the exons ATGGAAGCTGTTATTGCCCTGTGTCATTTCTGTGAACAACATGGACCGAGCGTAATGTTTACATGCGAGAAAATATTAGATGTTTTTCAACACGCTACTGCACTGACACCTGATGTAACATCAGAGTCAGGATCGGCAGAAACCTCATCTTATTCATCATCTGTACCAACATCATTATCAATGGATTCCACTCTAACTAATGTTGGGAACCTTGGTGGAAATTTAAGGAAGATGGATTTATGCGAAGCTTGCCGGTCATTATCTGAAGATGACCCAGGTTTTGTAAGTTACGATCGGGACAGCGGAACAAAGTTTGTGAGCACACAACACCCGCACAATCCGGAAGTGTTTAGACTGGTACGACAAGCGTGTGTTCGTAGTTTAAGCTGTGAAGTTTGCCCGGGGAGAGAAGGCCCTATTATGTTTGGCGACGGCCAACATGGTTACGTCATCAGTTATACTTTCTATGTTAAAGACAATTTAGCAAGAGGACTTCAGCGTTGGTACAGCATTATCTGTATTATGAAGGACAGAGTGTTTCTCATCCAATCTTGGCCATTCCTTGTCAGTTGTATTGGGAATATTATTCAATACATGCAA AGCTGTGCAGATTCCGTTTACAAAATTGAATCTTCCGAATCTCCCCAACATAAAACTCGGATGCTGCCTCGTGTGTCCAACGTTGTAACACCTCATAACTTTCGCCAACACAGGGGACACAACTCCAATGCAAGAGCCCTCATTCAACTGACTGGCAACCCTGAGTTGTATCCGTATCTCCACACAGCATTTACATGGATCATGCGCGCGTGTAAAATGAGGTTCAAGGAAAAGATCGTACAAGGAGCGAGGATGGACGATGATGTTGTGCGAGATGAGATCATTGAACGAACCTCACGATCTAACTCACTCGCAACGGATGACATTGACGAGATCCAAGCTGattttaatatgatatctattaCCAGCCCGTGCTCAAGTACTGAGCCTATATTCACATCGTTACGACACATGAGAGAGGTGTTGCAACCTCCTTTGTTTAAAGCAATAGCTTGGCATCTTGTGGTTGGGAACCAAGTTATTTGGAAAGGACAAGATCAAGATTTGATAACTTCTGCACTTGTTGTGCTTAAACAACTGTTACCAGTTGGTTGTGTGAAAATGCAAACAAGATCAGACAAGTATTTAAACTCATATAAAGCCAACTTGTTAGGTTTGACAGAAAAAGCTTGTGTGCCATCTCATGTTAAATCAGctgaacattttattttgattcaCGTTCTTCGGAAAAATAACAACGGACAGAAATTCAGTCACATTTATCCTTCATTGCCCCCAAACAATAATTCAATGAATGGAATTGAATTTCGTGTGACAAACAGTTGTATTTTGCCGGAGAAAGGTCCGGAGATGTTGAACAAAGTTGAGGTTGCCATCGCTAACGACAGCTTGTCACCAGAAGTTGTCAgacattgtttaatttgtttaaaggaAGAATGGATGAA cAAAGTGAAAATTCTTTACAAATTCACGAAGATCGATAACCGAGACAAAGAAGAAACTGCACGAATGCTCCAAGGATGTCTTCAGTGCACAGATGATGATGTTAGACTCCTAAAGTTCTGGATGACTGGACTCTCTTCCAAGTTTAAGGAGGAACTTCGTCAATCAGCGTTGATGCCTGAATGA
- the LOC100176411 gene encoding allene oxide synthase-lipoxygenase protein yields METYKLIITTNDRYLGAGTDATVCVKITGVTGNDTKWTDLDHFFQDDFERGKAELYTVEHEGDTVGEPVVVQLKLTGILESDGWLCDDVIVEYNGHRYEFPVFDWIEGGEVAVTRGEATLPQNVTHPQCRELRSKEVENNLKKFEWQPPAVSDKELSWGVNRYMKAAHYFELPSILRRTQGKLESMAGSGLTVALNAGKNLFNNLFSNLKTLDDYRELYSKTGFGDPEFIDDWKTDKEFGRQVLTGISPLAFERCTKIPNGCDVTNEHVCGLLAEGKTLESEIKAGKIYIADYSHTYDVERNDIPGSNKKFVCADCRAIFYVNPQGDFLPIAIQLCPNDEETVHTPLGNEHDWLLAKMYFRASVRSTHEWIYHYLQTHAASETFCIAMFRNLPRNHPMYKLLRQHVRTAPAINTDARVLLVPNGSLANKSNHLNAPSSVRKSYKTFNLNQLDIPACLKRKGLDDPNLLPNFHYRDDALDVWKAMEQYVANVVNHHYTCDKDIKEDYELQSFMFDVAHEGFGWQDNDLRGFPDKLNTRYELIHMATIIIFASSAQHAAVNFGQMETYRFIPNAPGSMILPPHKRGEADEQRVMDSLPGVVVSSILISFSFALSEYAKDELFLGDVPDRLFTDPKVIEMQVNFKQELSKLQTKFEERNKKLKYAYTYLLPDKIPISIAI; encoded by the exons ATGGAGACTTATAAGCTTATAATAACG ACCAACGATAGATACCTGGGCGCAGGCACAGACGCCACCGTGTGTGTAAAAATTACCGGGGTGACCGGCAACGACACCAAGTGGACAGATCTTGATCATTTCTTCCAAGATGATTTCGAGCGTGGAAAAGCTGAGTTGTATACGGTTGAGCATGAAGGGGACACGGTGGGCGAACCTGTGGTCGTGCAACTAA AATTAACGGGAATTCTAGAATCTGATGGTTGGTTATgcgatgatgtcatagtggaATACAATGGACATCGATATGAGTTCCCGGTGTTTGATTGGATAGAAGGGGGAGAGGTCGCTGTAACAAGGGGAGAGG CTACTTTGCCACAAAATGTCACCCACCCTCAATGCCGCGAACTTCGCTCAAAAGAAgttgaaaataatttgaaGAAGTTTGAATGGCAGCCACCTGCTGTGTCGGACAAGGAGTTGAGTTGGGGGGTGAACCGTTACATGAAAGCCGCACATTACTTTGAACTTCCAAGCATTTTAAGGAGAACACAAGGAAAGCTTGAATCCATGGCAGGCTCGGGTTTAACAGTTGCTTTGAATGCTGGGAAGAATTTGTTCaata ACTTGTTCAGCAACCTGAAAACTCTGGATGATTACCGCGAACTTTACAGTAAGACTGGGTTTGGAGATCCAGAGTTTATTGATGa CTGGAAAACCGACAAGGAATTTGGTAGGCAGGTCCTAACAGGGATTTCCCCCCTTGCTTTTGAAAGATGCACCAAGATACCTaatggttgtgatgtcacaaatgaACACGTGTGTGGTTTGTTGGCTGAAGGAAAGACATTGGAAAGTGAAATAAAA GCGGGAAAAATTTACATCGCTGATTATTCCCACACGTACGATGTGGAAAGAAATGACATTCCAGGGTCgaacaaaaagtttgtttgtGCTGATTGCAGGGcgatattttatgttaaccCCCAGGGTGACTTTCTCCCAATAGCAATCCAGCTTTGCCCCAATGATGAGGAAACTGTACACACACCACTGGGGAATGAACACGATTGGCTTCTTGCAAAGATGTATTTTAGAGCTTCTGTGAGAAGCACACACGAG TGGATCTACCATTACCTACAAACGCATGCCGCATCTGAAACATTTTGCATCGCGATGTTTCGCAACCTGCCCCGAAACCATCCGATGTATAAATTGCTCCGACAGCACGTACGTACAGCACCTGCGATCAACACTGATGCGAGGGTGTTACTTGTGCCTAATGGATCGCTCGCAAACAAATCCAATCATCTGA ATGCCCCATCATCAGTACGGAAAAGCTATAAAACATTCAACTTGAATCAACTTGACATCCCAGCTTGTCTTAAACGTAAAG GATTGGACGACCCAAACCTTCTTCCCAACTTTCACTACAGAGATGATGCATTGGATGTTTGGAAGGCAATGGAGCAATATGTTGCCAATGTGGTCAACCATCATTATACTTGCGACAAg GACATAAAGGAGGATTACGAACTTCAGAGTTTCATGTTCGACGTAGCGCATGAGGGCTTTGGTTGGCAGGACAATGACTTGAGGGGATTCCCCGACAAACTAAACACAAGATATGAACTG ATTCATATGGCCACCATCATCATATTTGCAAGCAGTGCACAACACGCAGCTGTTAACTTTGGACAAATGGAGACTTATCGTTTCATTCCAAACGCACCAGGCAGCATGATACTACCACCTCATAAAAGGGGAGAA GCAGATGAGCAAAGGGTGATGGATTCTCTACCAGGAGTCGTGGTTTCAAGTATTCTTATCAGCTTCTCATTTGCTTTATCAGAATATGCAAAAGATGAG CTATTCCTTGGTGATGTACCGGATAGATTGTTTACCGATCCAAAAGTTATTGAGATGCAAGTCAATTTTAAGCAGGAACTGAGTAAACTTCAAACTAAATTTGAAGAGAGGAACAAGAAACTTAAATATGCGTATACTTATCTATTACCTGATAAAATACCAATAAGCATTGCTATTTAA